In a single window of the bacterium genome:
- the wecB gene encoding UDP-N-acetylglucosamine 2-epimerase (non-hydrolyzing) has product MLLRTDIFNICPDVDLNLMQPDQRLAVLTAKLFEALDQVLDNIRPDWILAQGDTTTVFVAAVMAYYHNINFGHVEAGLRTNDKRRPFPEEINRRLADAASDIYFAPTEGARQALLNEGFPDASIHITGNTIVDALIDISQRDFDWKASALKDIPQNVRKVLITAHRRESFGKPFNELCQAIRELSVIFPDTCFIYPVHLNPNIRKPAGQILSSLKNVHLIEPLDYLDLVHLMKQSSLILTDSGGIQEEAPTFGVPVLVMRDTTERPEGIKAGVAKLVGTRKHSIVEEAKSILIQDFSNKSNDKIVNPYGDGQAAKRIVNILCKNL; this is encoded by the coding sequence ATGTTGCTTAGAACCGATATTTTTAATATCTGTCCTGACGTGGATCTTAATCTTATGCAGCCTGATCAACGTCTTGCCGTGCTAACAGCGAAGCTATTCGAGGCGCTAGATCAGGTATTAGATAACATCAGACCTGATTGGATATTAGCGCAGGGAGATACTACTACTGTTTTCGTCGCTGCAGTTATGGCCTATTATCATAATATTAATTTCGGCCATGTTGAAGCCGGTTTACGCACTAATGATAAGCGACGCCCATTTCCTGAAGAAATAAATCGAAGGCTGGCAGATGCGGCTAGTGATATATATTTTGCACCGACCGAAGGTGCGCGTCAGGCACTGCTTAATGAAGGCTTCCCTGACGCATCCATACATATAACTGGCAATACCATTGTAGATGCCTTAATTGATATTTCACAAAGAGATTTCGATTGGAAAGCAAGCGCTCTGAAAGATATTCCACAAAACGTTCGTAAAGTGCTAATTACAGCCCATCGCCGCGAAAGCTTTGGAAAACCTTTCAATGAGCTTTGTCAAGCAATTCGTGAGCTATCCGTCATCTTTCCTGATACTTGTTTTATATATCCGGTACATCTAAATCCAAATATACGTAAACCAGCAGGTCAAATTCTTTCAAGTTTAAAAAATGTTCATCTTATTGAACCACTCGATTACCTGGATCTTGTTCATTTGATGAAACAATCATCTTTAATTCTCACTGACTCAGGCGGAATCCAAGAAGAAGCACCAACTTTTGGCGTGCCAGTGTTAGTGATGCGCGACACTACGGAAAGACCGGAAGGGATTAAAGCAGGGGTTGCCAAGTTAGTTGGCACACGTAAACATTCTATAGTAGAAGAAGCTAAAAGTATTCTTATCCAGGACTTTTCAAATAAATCTAATGATAAAATAGTTAATCCTTATGGTGATGGTCAGGCTGCTAAGAGAATCGTAAATATCTTGTGTAAAAATTTATGA
- a CDS encoding ISL3 family transposase, which yields MATNELFSLALGLEEPWLVTDFKFDPEKRRLDLTIDFKRGAHFSCPECSKSNCAVHDTNSRTWRHLDFFQHQAYLTARVPRIQCPDCGVKQVVVPWARPGSGFTLLFEIFVLLLSQQMAIAPLAELLHVHPDSVWRILGHYVDQAVQDTKLNELTQVGIDEVAQRKGHEYITVFGDLKQSKVVFVADTRESVTVKTFADYLKSKKVPFEQIRDFCLDMWPAYLKGLEENFPKSQLIFDRYHLIAKANGALDKVRSEEAKEHVELKKTRYLWLKNGMNLSKKEKEKLTSLKQLNLKTVRAHAIVESLKEIWTAKDKEEARFLLKKWYFWATHSRLNPIKEFAKTVRNHWEGILNGFKCYITNGVIEGLNNKIKTAMKRAYGFKTFEYLRTIIYLVAGKLALPTLS from the coding sequence ATGGCTACCAATGAACTGTTTAGCCTGGCACTTGGGCTAGAAGAGCCCTGGCTTGTGACAGATTTTAAATTCGATCCAGAGAAAAGACGATTAGACCTGACGATCGATTTTAAACGTGGTGCTCATTTTAGCTGCCCCGAATGTTCCAAGTCAAATTGTGCTGTACATGACACAAATTCTCGAACTTGGCGGCATCTGGATTTCTTCCAACATCAGGCCTATCTGACAGCACGGGTGCCGCGCATCCAGTGCCCGGATTGCGGGGTTAAACAAGTCGTTGTGCCGTGGGCTCGGCCTGGGAGCGGTTTCACGCTGCTCTTTGAAATTTTCGTGCTTCTTTTATCCCAACAGATGGCCATAGCCCCACTTGCTGAATTGTTGCACGTACATCCTGACAGCGTCTGGAGAATACTTGGACATTATGTGGACCAGGCTGTCCAGGATACCAAGTTGAACGAATTGACCCAAGTTGGTATTGACGAGGTCGCTCAAAGAAAGGGGCACGAGTATATCACAGTCTTTGGCGATTTGAAGCAATCCAAGGTTGTTTTTGTTGCGGATACCCGCGAATCAGTGACCGTCAAAACCTTCGCTGATTATCTGAAATCCAAAAAAGTGCCCTTTGAACAGATACGTGATTTTTGCCTGGATATGTGGCCGGCCTATTTAAAGGGGCTGGAGGAGAATTTTCCAAAGTCCCAGTTGATTTTTGACCGATACCATCTTATTGCCAAAGCCAATGGAGCGCTTGACAAAGTGCGCAGTGAGGAAGCCAAAGAACATGTTGAACTAAAGAAGACGCGATATCTATGGCTAAAAAATGGAATGAACCTGTCCAAGAAAGAGAAAGAAAAACTGACGTCACTAAAACAACTCAATCTAAAAACAGTTCGCGCCCATGCAATTGTAGAATCCCTCAAAGAGATCTGGACAGCAAAGGATAAGGAAGAGGCCCGATTTCTTCTAAAAAAATGGTATTTCTGGGCTACTCATAGCCGCTTGAATCCGATCAAAGAATTTGCAAAGACAGTTCGAAATCACTGGGAAGGCATTCTCAATGGTTTCAAATGCTATATTACCAATGGTGTCATTGAAGGTCTGAACAACAAGATCAAAACTGCGATGAAAAGAGCTTACGGCTTCAAGACCTTCGAATATTTGCGGACGATAATTTATCTGGTCGCGGGTAAACTGGCTTTACCCACACTATCCTGA